DNA sequence from the Cohnella herbarum genome:
AAATGGTAAGATGGTAATAAGTACATAGCAATCTTCCAGTTTGGATTGGTGGGAAAAATGTCGAATAGTAGTTCAGACGATACACAACAGATATATGAGACAGACAAGACGAAGCAAATTCAATTTGCTATGGATAGTTTTAAAAATATCCAAGAATTAATCCGTTTTATTGATCAAAAAGCTGCTGCAGTGCTGGTTGTTTATGGGTTTATAATAACTGCTTATATTGAGTTTTCTAAAACGCAATCGTTTATTAATCCATTCAAGCTAAGCCTAGTTCCGGGTATTGGTTCGAGTCTTATATTTGTATTTGGTGTTCTAACTTTAGGAAATATTGTTAGACAGATATATTTTATCATTGTAAAAATACTTAAGCCTCGACTTGCAATGAACTACAAAGAAGACGAGCATTCTGTCTTTTACTTTGAACATATCTCTAGTATACGTAAAAATGTTCTGAATTCTCGACTGAAGTCCATTTCGGAAGATCAAATTATCGAAGAGATAGCTGGGCAAATTCACGAAGTAGCAAAAATAATGACTATTAAGACACATCGTCTAGGGTATGTCTTTAATGGACTCCTGTACACTGTTGGATTTCTGACGGTTTACATTATACTCATTCAAATATTATAAAGAGGTGAAGCAAATGTCTTTGAAAGAAAGCATTAAGAAAAAAGTCAAGGAAATAATGGATGAGGATTTTGTTACTGAAGATGTAACCTATGTTCCCTCTATTGATAACGCTAAGTTAACATTTGGAAATAAAGGATTAAGGTTTGAAGCAACTGTATTATTTATAGATATGCGGGGCTCAACAAAGATACTGAATAATCATAATAAATCTACGGTTGCCAAAATACATATGGCTTACTTTCATACAATAATAAAATTAGCAGATAAGCTCGGTGGAGAAGTGAGGAGCTTTAATGGCGACAGCATGCTAGTCTTTTTCCAAGGCACATCAAAAACAACTTTAACTAATGCAGTTCAAGCTGCAATGCAAATGAAATATATGATTACCAACTCTGAAAGTGGAATAAATAACTATTTAGCCAAGTATTCAGCTATAGATTTTGGAATTGGTTTAGATGATGGGAAAATTCTTTGTACAAAGATCGGGGTTGGTGGGGATTCCAATAATAAAGACTTGATTTGGATTGGAAACTCTGTTAACAAATCTGTCGTATTAAGTGATAAAGCTCATTCTCCTAACCATGTTTGTATATCAAACTATGTTTACACTAACCTCGAAGATCGATTGAAATACGTAACTGAAAAGGATTTCCTAGGTAGGGATGTAAAAAAAGACATCTGGTCAAGTGGGACAATAGAGTATAACGGTTCAAATGAAACCTATTACTATACAACCTACCATGTAGCTGTCAACTAGGACTGCAATTTTGCAAACAACCACCAACAAGCGGCAAACAACAGTGTCCAACCCATCCACCCTTTGGGGTGCTACCTCGCTTCACGGCATTTTGTTGGCGTTCCGTTCGGCTTGACCCAGCCACAGGTGGATACCTCGTTTTGGCTCAAACCATACTGTTCCGCCAGCCCCGTCGTCCACGGGCTTCTTGCTCCCAAAGTCCTCCCAAGTGTAGCCAAGGGAGGTCGTTGCACATGGGCGCTGGCATATCCTCCGAGGCATTCCCGCAGCGATGGTCCGAACCCCTACTTTTTGGCGTTGGAACCCTTTGAGGATAGGGGTTAGTGGGGGGATAAGAAGCTGGAGCGATTGGATTAGCTATGAGGGGAATCCGGTGGCTGTGGGGGAAGAGTAAGAGCCGAAAAGCCGCGTCGGGCGCGGTTTAGGGGGCTGCGACAGGGTGGGAGCAAGTAACCTGTCACAGCCCCCTTTGGCTTTTCCGTCAACAGCTTGCAAACAAGAAGTTGGCGAAAGCAGTTGACAGAACCCCGGAGCCAGCCACAGTTGGGCATTCGGGACAGGTGGTTGTTGAATGATCGTGCGCTTTGCTTCTGTCCATTCACAAGCAGGTGCGGCAAGTCCTTTCGTGCGGAGCAATCTATCAAATGATGGCGAACTGAGGCTGGTGCTGTCAACATTTCCTGCCCAATTGTTCTTGATAACCTATTGTGTTAGCATGGACTCAGATGAATATCAGGAGGCGTTTAAAATGAAAACAACAGTCAACTACGGGCAAATTATTAGGGGATTAGCGCATAATCGCCCTTAAACTGCGTGATTCCCCAATCGAAAGGGGAAACCGATTTGAAGAAGTATGCATTGCAGCAGTTCAATTATCACGTTTGGGCGAACCGGAAGATTTGCGAATATTTACAGGAGCTTTCAGAGGAGGTATACCGAAAGGAGATTGTCAGCGTATTTCCGACTATCTTCGACACAATGGTTCATATTTATGTGATTGATCGAGGTTGGCTGTCATTCTTTGTCGCGGGTGGCGTCACTGACATGTCGGTTGAATATTTGGAGCGCTTGAAAGACTCGATCGATTCCATAGTGGCAGAGACTAAAGGAAAGCGCATAGAAGAGTTAAGTCAGATGATGAATGATCTGGCCGATCGATTTCGGATATTCATTGAACAGCATGAGGACATCGAAGTCGTTTATCCTTCCGGGACGTTCAATGCCCGGTGTGTGGATTATATTCAGCACTTTGTGAACCATGGAACGTACCACCGCGGTAATGTGACCGCCATGCTTCGGCAATTGGGGCATCCGGGAACACCCACAGACTATGGTTTTTATCTGTATTCTTTAAGCCAGTAATCTTTTTATATGGAGATTATGGCTTTAGCCTGGAACAAGTGTTCCAGGCTATTTTTAAGCTTCCTTCATGGAAAGTTACGAAGGAGCAGTAAGAAGTTGCAAACAACCGCCAACAGGCTGCAAACATGATTGCCGTTGTGGTCGTCCACCCTCCGGGTGCTACCTTGCTTCACTTGGCCTTTTGTAGGCGATCCGCTCGGCTTGACCCAGCCACAGGTGGATACTTCCCCTTGGCTCAAACCACACTGTTCCGCCAGCCCCGTCCTCCACGAGCTTCTTGCTCCACAAGTCCTCCCAAGCGTAGCCAAGGGAGGTCTTTGCACATGAGCGCTGGCATATCCTCCGATGCATTCCCGCCGCGCTGATCGGAACCTCTACTTTTCGGCGTTGGAACTATTCTAGCATAGGGGTTCGTGGGGGAAAAGAAGCTGGAGCGATTGGATTTCTTACAGCGAGAATCCGATCGCGACGGGGGAAGAGAAGGATTAGAGACATGTGGCAGTATGTAGATTATGAATACAGAGCATGGCGCGATGACCGCCACCGCTCTGTATTTTTATGCGTTGAAGTCAACATGGAGTCAACAGTTAAAGTTGTAGATTACCGCGTTGAAATCATGCCACAAGTAGAAGACAGCTCTGCGACCAAATTGTAATCAAAATTTTCTTATCTGATGCAAGGAGAAAGAAGGGGAGAACCTAGTTATATTGCGAAACGTGGAAGCACGATTAGAATAGCCTTGAAGGAGTCGAGTCCGGAAGAGTATGCCATGTATTTTAACTGTAACACAACGCTTATTCGCACTTTCAGGGAAGTTTTTACCGATAAATCCAGATCTCAGAGAGGCCGCGCTTGGATGCGGGTTGGAGGGCTGTGACAGGTTGCCGTTCGGGGACCGTCGCGGCCTTCTTTGGCGTTTTCGTTCAACAGCTTGCATGCAAACAAGAACCCGGCGATGGCAGTTACAGGAACCAAGGCGTCAGCTGCAGCAACGCAGTCTAGCGAGCAGGACATGATCATTATTCCACGAATACTTCAAGTACTACGAATTTATTAAGTTTAGATATAAGTCAGTAATTATACTACCAATTGAGCCCGGGGCCATGGGTGATCGCCATCGCGCTGCACCCTGACTCACGTCACCTTGCACCAAAGGTATAAATCCAGCAAAAATTCGCTGACATAACGATTCTTTTGAAACTTAAAACCGCCTATCGTCCGTTGCCGTTGCCGAGCGTTTTTTTCTAACGTCTGCCGTAGCCTCTATTTCGTCGAAAAGAAGTGTTCTAGAATTTTAACGGAACTAGCAGCCTCTATTTAGACACAATAGGTATGCTTTCACTGAAAAACAATAAAATAAGAGCGCTCATTTCCGTTAGATTTTAAAAATTGCCTTTTTGAGCAGAATAGCGGCCGCTGGTTCCGTTAGGTTCAAGCCAACGTAGTGTACCTAGAAAACTAAGCGATTCCTAATGCGATTGCCCTGCAAGTGTGACAATGAGGGATTGTGAGAGAACTAATTATATACTGGGGAGTTTGGATCAAGGTGCCAAATCTGCCTGCGAATTGAGAAACCTGATAGCGTTCGCTTTTACGAGGGAGGAAGAGGAATGAATAAAAATAGCGCGATTGTTGTTTGTCTCATTCTTTCGATTGCAG
Encoded proteins:
- a CDS encoding DinB family protein, with the translated sequence MKKYALQQFNYHVWANRKICEYLQELSEEVYRKEIVSVFPTIFDTMVHIYVIDRGWLSFFVAGGVTDMSVEYLERLKDSIDSIVAETKGKRIEELSQMMNDLADRFRIFIEQHEDIEVVYPSGTFNARCVDYIQHFVNHGTYHRGNVTAMLRQLGHPGTPTDYGFYLYSLSQ
- a CDS encoding adenylate/guanylate cyclase domain-containing protein is translated as MSLKESIKKKVKEIMDEDFVTEDVTYVPSIDNAKLTFGNKGLRFEATVLFIDMRGSTKILNNHNKSTVAKIHMAYFHTIIKLADKLGGEVRSFNGDSMLVFFQGTSKTTLTNAVQAAMQMKYMITNSESGINNYLAKYSAIDFGIGLDDGKILCTKIGVGGDSNNKDLIWIGNSVNKSVVLSDKAHSPNHVCISNYVYTNLEDRLKYVTEKDFLGRDVKKDIWSSGTIEYNGSNETYYYTTYHVAVN